The following coding sequences are from one Bacteroidia bacterium window:
- the rnc gene encoding ribonuclease III: MPANFFHRINRLFIKKNRLYLFIREITGYSPNNIEYYELAFVHKSASVYHGKGFSVNNERLEFLGDSILDAIIADYLFEKFSNENEGFLTNLRSRLVNRQSLNELAAKIGLDKHIVAHTDKSGLAPSVLGNALEAFIGAVFLDIGYNKTRKFIIKKLIEPHIDLKRLGETDTNFKGQIIDWAQKQKKEIEFICSEEISNNKSGKIFIAKLIVNGQEIGCGQAESKKEAEQRAAESALKNGIKKVE, translated from the coding sequence TTGCCTGCTAACTTTTTTCATCGGATTAATAGACTGTTTATTAAAAAAAACAGACTATATCTTTTTATTCGTGAAATTACAGGTTACTCACCAAATAATATTGAATATTACGAACTGGCTTTTGTACATAAGTCGGCATCGGTTTACCATGGAAAAGGATTTTCGGTAAATAACGAAAGGCTCGAATTTCTTGGCGATTCTATTCTTGATGCTATTATTGCAGATTATCTTTTTGAGAAATTTTCCAATGAAAATGAAGGTTTTCTAACAAATCTAAGATCAAGATTGGTAAACAGACAATCACTAAATGAACTAGCTGCAAAAATTGGTCTCGATAAACATATAGTTGCGCATACAGATAAATCAGGACTTGCGCCATCTGTTCTTGGCAATGCGTTAGAAGCATTTATTGGTGCAGTGTTTCTAGATATTGGTTATAATAAAACACGAAAATTTATTATAAAAAAACTAATTGAACCACACATTGATTTAAAAAGATTAGGTGAAACAGACACAAACTTTAAAGGACAAATAATTGATTGGGCTCAGAAGCAAAAAAAAGAAATTGAATTTATTTGTTCTGAAGAAATATCAAACAATAAATCTGGTAAAATATTTATAGCCAAATTAATTGTAAATGGACAGGAAATTGGTTGTGGACAAGCTGAATCTAAGAAAGAGGCTGAACAAAGAGCAGCTGAATCTGCGCTAAAAAATGGAATAAAAAAAGTAGAATAA
- a CDS encoding phosphate acyltransferase yields the protein MKIGVDIMGGDFAPEFTLQGAVMARKQLSEEVKLVLIGPAERINTLLLEQNENLNNYEVVDAPDVIEMGDHPAKAFAQKPKSSISVGFDLLNTGKIDSFASAGNTGAVLVGATYTIKSIPGVIRPCIAATVPRKDGSNLILADVGINPDCKPDVLYQYAILASKYAEHIYNINNPRVGLLNVGSEPEKGNLLAKATYDLMKETSHFNFIGNIEGNDLFNSDKADVAICDGFVGNILLKQAEGFYQMLKEGNLANEYVERFNFENYGGLPILGVNKTVVIGHGASTSKAIMNMIILTYNVENSKLIYKLKEIF from the coding sequence ATGAAGATTGGTGTTGATATTATGGGTGGCGATTTCGCCCCCGAGTTTACACTACAAGGTGCTGTAATGGCACGTAAACAACTTTCTGAGGAAGTAAAATTAGTTTTAATAGGCCCTGCCGAAAGAATTAATACACTTCTTTTAGAACAAAATGAAAATTTAAATAATTATGAGGTTGTTGATGCCCCTGATGTTATTGAAATGGGCGATCATCCTGCAAAAGCATTTGCTCAAAAACCAAAATCCAGTATTTCTGTTGGTTTCGACCTGTTAAATACTGGTAAAATTGATAGCTTTGCAAGTGCTGGTAATACTGGTGCTGTTTTAGTTGGGGCAACTTATACAATAAAATCAATACCAGGTGTTATTCGCCCATGTATTGCTGCTACCGTACCTCGTAAAGACGGAAGTAATCTGATTCTTGCCGATGTTGGTATTAATCCCGATTGCAAACCTGATGTGTTATATCAGTATGCAATTCTGGCATCAAAGTATGCAGAACATATTTATAACATTAACAATCCACGCGTTGGACTTTTAAATGTTGGTTCTGAACCAGAAAAAGGGAATCTTCTTGCTAAAGCAACCTATGATTTAATGAAAGAAACTTCTCATTTTAATTTCATTGGAAATATAGAAGGAAACGATTTATTTAATAGTGATAAAGCCGATGTTGCTATTTGTGATGGCTTTGTTGGAAATATTTTATTAAAACAAGCCGAAGGATTTTACCAAATGCTTAAAGAAGGCAATTTAGCTAACGAATATGTTGAAAGGTTTAATTTTGAAAATTATGGTGGATTACCAATTTTGGGTGTAAACAAAACTGTTGTTATTGGTCATGGAGCTTCTACTTCTAAAGCAATAATGAATATGATTATTCTCACCTATAATGTTGAAAATTCAAAATTAATTTACAAACTGAAAGAAATTTTTTAA
- a CDS encoding ComF family protein, producing the protein MRNWLADFFQLFYPNICAACGERLLTQEKVICTRCLVDLPRTNFHYEHDNPVSQLFWGRVNVQNATALFRFQKGSRFQDLLHLLKYNGRQDIGEELGRQLGFELKKSELFNSVNVVIPVPLHPKREKKRGYNQAECIAKGIADSMGIEIQSRNMVRSVETQTQTKKSRIERWQNLDSIFKIKKPEKLNNKHILLVDDVVTTGATLEACAQAILKTEGVKVNIAALATA; encoded by the coding sequence ATGCGAAATTGGCTTGCTGATTTCTTTCAGCTTTTTTATCCGAATATTTGTGCTGCATGTGGTGAAAGACTTTTAACACAAGAGAAAGTTATTTGTACTAGATGTCTTGTAGATTTGCCTCGTACCAATTTTCATTATGAACATGATAACCCTGTAAGCCAGTTGTTTTGGGGTAGAGTAAACGTACAAAATGCAACAGCATTATTCCGGTTTCAAAAAGGGTCTCGTTTTCAGGACTTATTACACTTACTTAAATATAATGGTAGGCAAGATATTGGAGAAGAATTAGGAAGACAATTAGGCTTTGAATTAAAAAAATCTGAATTATTTAATTCTGTTAACGTTGTTATTCCGGTACCATTACATCCTAAACGCGAGAAAAAACGTGGATATAATCAAGCAGAATGCATTGCTAAAGGAATTGCAGATAGTATGGGAATTGAGATTCAGTCCCGAAATATGGTGAGAAGTGTTGAAACCCAAACTCAAACAAAAAAGTCAAGAATTGAAAGGTGGCAAAATTTAGACTCCATCTTTAAAATAAAGAAACCCGAAAAACTTAATAACAAGCATATCCTTTTAGTGGACGATGTTGTAACTACAGGTGCAACATTAGAAGCATGTGCTCAGGCAATATTAAAAACCGAAGGTGTAAAAGTAAATATTGCCGCATTGGCAACAGCTTAA
- a CDS encoding amino acid permease, whose protein sequence is MKKSLGVVDLTALGIAAIIGAGIFSTIGTAASSGGPAVSLLFVFTAIACGFSAMCYARFASSIPISGSAYTYAYASFGELIAWIIGWDLIMEYAVGNIAVAISWSDYFTSLLNGLGVHIPEFLTVDYVTASRGFTEAVSQMQSGHVLSSLPHYIQEAYHAWSNAPVLFDVKLIADIPAFCIVALIATLVYIGIYETKVAGNIMVLLKLVILLIIITVGAFYVNPDNWNPFAPNGFPGVMKGVAGVFFAYIGFDAISTTAEECRNPKRDLPRSMIYALVITTVLYVVISLVLTGLVHSSELNVGDPLAYAFQKLGLTQFSGFIALGAIIAMAGVLLVFQVGQPRIWMSMSRDGLLPPRFSKLHPKYKTPGFATVVNGFLVAIPALFMNLTEVTDLTSIGTLFAFVLVSGGVLVLDDKKSKNPLNGKFKIYFINSRYFLIPIWIAVALSLFFLNRKGFDSMLVFKNLSLESLPTLIFILVSIVVTVFAIIREWSLIPVLGLLTNLYLMSELGVTNWMRFLIWLVAGLLIYFFYSMSRSKLNKTEQLK, encoded by the coding sequence ATGAAAAAGAGTCTGGGCGTTGTTGATCTTACAGCGCTTGGAATTGCAGCAATTATTGGAGCCGGTATTTTTAGTACAATAGGTACAGCTGCATCAAGCGGTGGCCCGGCAGTCTCATTGTTATTTGTTTTTACTGCAATTGCCTGTGGTTTCTCTGCAATGTGTTATGCAAGGTTTGCTTCATCAATTCCAATTAGTGGGAGTGCTTACACATACGCATATGCAAGTTTTGGAGAATTAATAGCATGGATTATTGGTTGGGATTTAATTATGGAATATGCAGTGGGCAATATAGCTGTTGCAATTTCGTGGAGTGATTATTTTACTAGTTTACTTAATGGTTTAGGGGTACATATTCCGGAATTTTTAACTGTAGATTATGTTACGGCATCCAGAGGTTTTACCGAAGCTGTTAGCCAAATGCAATCCGGTCATGTGCTTTCTTCATTACCGCATTATATTCAGGAAGCATATCATGCGTGGAGTAATGCTCCTGTTTTATTTGATGTTAAACTTATTGCCGACATTCCTGCCTTTTGCATAGTTGCCCTTATTGCAACACTAGTTTATATTGGGATATATGAAACTAAAGTTGCTGGGAATATTATGGTTTTATTGAAACTTGTTATTCTTTTAATTATAATTACCGTAGGTGCGTTTTATGTAAATCCGGATAATTGGAATCCTTTTGCTCCAAACGGTTTCCCTGGTGTTATGAAAGGTGTTGCCGGAGTCTTTTTTGCATATATTGGGTTTGATGCAATTTCTACAACTGCCGAAGAATGTAGAAACCCGAAACGCGACTTGCCAAGGAGCATGATTTATGCACTTGTTATTACAACTGTTCTGTACGTTGTTATTAGCCTTGTTTTAACCGGTCTTGTTCATTCTTCTGAATTAAATGTTGGTGATCCACTTGCATATGCTTTTCAAAAACTTGGATTAACACAGTTTTCAGGCTTCATAGCATTAGGAGCTATTATTGCAATGGCTGGTGTATTACTTGTATTTCAGGTAGGTCAACCAAGAATCTGGATGAGCATGAGTCGAGATGGATTATTACCTCCTCGATTTTCAAAATTACATCCGAAATATAAAACACCAGGGTTTGCAACTGTTGTAAATGGGTTTTTAGTTGCTATTCCAGCATTATTTATGAATCTTACAGAAGTTACTGATCTTACAAGTATCGGGACTTTATTTGCATTTGTATTGGTTTCTGGTGGAGTTCTTGTACTTGATGATAAAAAAAGCAAAAATCCTCTTAATGGCAAGTTTAAAATTTATTTTATTAATTCAAGATATTTCTTAATCCCCATTTGGATTGCAGTTGCATTAAGTTTATTTTTCTTAAATCGTAAGGGTTTTGATTCAATGTTGGTTTTTAAAAATCTAAGCTTGGAATCATTACCTACATTAATTTTTATATTAGTGTCAATTGTTGTCACAGTATTTGCTATAATTCGTGAGTGGTCATTAATTCCGGTTCTTGGCCTATTAACAAATCTTTATCTCATGTCTGAGCTTGGAGTAACAAATTGGATGAGGTTTTTAATTTGGCTTGTGGCAGGATTATTGATATACTTTTTTTATAGCATGAGTAGAAGTAAGCTTAATAAAACAGAACAACTTAAATAG
- a CDS encoding ketoacyl-ACP synthase III, producing MQNLRAVITGVGSYVPDYILTNEELSKMVDTTDEWIMTRIGIKERHILREPGKGSSDLGVEAVNQLLQKTKIKPEEIELLICATVTPDMQFPATANVICDKVGIKNAFSYDLNAGCSGFLYALATGCKFIETGKYKKVIVVGTEKMSSIVDYTDRSVCPIFGDGAGAVMLEPTTENIGIIDEILLSDGVGRVHLHQKAGGSVKPASFETIAAKEHFIYQEGQPVFKWAVSKMADVSVEIMERNNIKPEDLAWLVPHQANMRIIDATANRMKLDKKQVMINIQKYGNTTSATLPLCLSDWEPQLKKGDNIILSAFGAGFTWGAIYLKWGYNS from the coding sequence ATGCAAAACTTAAGAGCTGTAATTACTGGAGTTGGCAGTTATGTTCCTGATTATATTTTAACTAACGAGGAACTTAGTAAGATGGTTGACACTACTGATGAGTGGATAATGACACGCATTGGTATTAAAGAAAGACATATTTTACGCGAACCGGGAAAAGGATCTAGTGATTTAGGTGTTGAGGCGGTAAATCAACTTCTGCAAAAAACAAAAATAAAACCTGAAGAAATAGAGTTGCTAATTTGTGCTACAGTTACTCCTGATATGCAATTTCCTGCAACTGCAAATGTTATTTGCGATAAAGTAGGAATAAAAAATGCTTTCAGTTATGACTTAAATGCAGGTTGCAGCGGTTTTCTTTATGCTTTAGCTACTGGTTGTAAGTTTATTGAAACAGGAAAATATAAAAAAGTAATTGTTGTAGGTACCGAAAAAATGTCATCAATTGTTGACTATACAGATCGTTCTGTTTGTCCGATTTTTGGCGATGGTGCAGGTGCCGTAATGTTAGAGCCAACAACTGAGAATATCGGAATTATTGACGAGATTTTACTTTCAGATGGAGTTGGCAGAGTTCATCTACATCAAAAAGCAGGAGGATCGGTAAAACCTGCATCCTTTGAAACCATTGCAGCTAAAGAGCATTTTATATATCAGGAAGGTCAACCCGTTTTTAAATGGGCTGTTTCTAAAATGGCAGATGTTTCCGTTGAAATTATGGAACGAAATAACATTAAACCCGAAGATCTTGCATGGCTTGTTCCTCATCAGGCAAACATGAGAATAATTGATGCAACTGCTAATCGTATGAAATTAGATAAGAAGCAGGTTATGATTAACATACAGAAATATGGCAATACAACTTCTGCTACCTTGCCATTATGTTTGAGTGACTGGGAACCACAACTTAAAAAAGGCGATAATATTATTTTATCTGCATTTGGAGCCGGATTTACATGGGGAGCTATTTATTTAAAATGGGGCTATAATAGCTGA
- a CDS encoding HD domain-containing protein codes for MTTEKYKIINDPVYGFINMPLGKNHLLVKHPWFQRLRHIRQLGLAFLVYPGAIHTRFQHALGAHYLTTLAVDVIRSTGTEITNEESSSICAAILLHDIGHGPFSHALEHTFLYNIRHEVISELFMESLNKELGGHLDLTLKIFKNNYHKKFLHQLVSSQLDMDRLDYLKRDSFFTGVSEGVIGSDRIIKMLNVVNDNLVVDEKGIYSIEKFLIARRLMYWQVYFHKTVLAAEQMLVNIMQKARELILQKVNLQMTTTMFKFLSNNYTENDFRNNPNLLNDFSKLDDNDLLSSIKLWAECDNKAFSLLCNRFINRQLLKIEIQNEPFSKEKIDEYIAKTSKIFGITGDEAKSFVFTNSATNNAYNANDDRINILYKSGDIKDITIASDMLNLQILSKNVVKYFFCYPEECRK; via the coding sequence ATGACAACAGAAAAATATAAAATTATTAATGATCCTGTTTATGGATTTATTAATATGCCATTAGGTAAAAATCATTTACTCGTAAAACATCCATGGTTTCAACGATTAAGGCATATTCGACAGCTTGGATTGGCTTTTTTAGTTTATCCGGGTGCTATACATACACGTTTTCAGCATGCGCTTGGTGCACATTATTTAACTACACTTGCTGTTGATGTTATTAGAAGTACTGGTACTGAAATAACTAATGAAGAATCTTCGTCAATATGTGCTGCAATTTTATTGCATGATATTGGACATGGACCATTTTCACATGCACTTGAACACACTTTTTTATATAACATTAGACATGAAGTGATTTCTGAATTGTTTATGGAAAGCCTAAATAAAGAGTTAGGCGGTCACCTTGATTTAACTTTGAAAATATTTAAAAATAATTACCATAAAAAATTTTTACATCAGCTTGTTTCCAGTCAGCTAGATATGGATAGATTAGACTACCTTAAGCGCGACAGCTTTTTTACCGGTGTTTCCGAAGGAGTTATAGGTAGTGATAGGATAATAAAAATGTTGAACGTTGTTAACGATAATTTAGTTGTTGATGAGAAGGGAATATATTCTATAGAAAAATTTCTTATCGCAAGAAGATTAATGTACTGGCAGGTTTATTTTCATAAAACAGTACTTGCTGCAGAGCAGATGTTAGTTAATATAATGCAAAAGGCAAGAGAATTAATTTTGCAGAAAGTAAATTTACAGATGACAACAACAATGTTTAAGTTTTTGTCTAACAATTACACTGAGAATGATTTTCGTAATAATCCTAATTTATTAAATGATTTTTCAAAACTTGATGATAACGATTTGCTTTCATCAATAAAACTTTGGGCAGAATGTGATAATAAGGCGTTTTCATTACTTTGCAACAGGTTTATAAACAGACAGCTCCTAAAGATTGAAATTCAGAATGAGCCTTTTTCAAAAGAGAAAATAGACGAATACATTGCTAAAACTTCAAAAATATTTGGAATTACCGGTGATGAGGCTAAGTCTTTTGTGTTTACAAATTCAGCAACAAATAATGCCTATAATGCAAATGATGACCGAATAAATATTCTTTACAAATCAGGAGATATTAAAGATATCACTATAGCTTCTGATATGCTGAATCTTCAGATATTGTCGAAAAATGTTGTAAAATACTTTTTTTGTTATCCCGAAGAATGTCGCAAATAA
- the rpmF gene encoding 50S ribosomal protein L32: protein MPHPKRKHSKQRRDKRRTHDKAIAPTLATCSNCGATVQFHHVCPECGFYRGKKAIEKEVAV from the coding sequence ATGCCACATCCAAAAAGAAAACACTCTAAACAAAGAAGAGACAAAAGGAGAACCCACGATAAGGCTATAGCTCCTACCTTAGCAACTTGTTCAAATTGCGGAGCAACTGTACAATTTCATCATGTTTGTCCAGAATGCGGTTTCTACAGAGGCAAAAAAGCCATTGAGAAAGAAGTAGCTGTTTAA
- the lpxD gene encoding UDP-3-O-(3-hydroxymyristoyl)glucosamine N-acyltransferase: MEFSAKNIAAFLNGTIEGDPDVIVTSIAKIEEGKAGDLSFLSNMLYEKYFYTSNSSIILINNDFEPSQKVNATLIRVENAYQAFADLLELYQKTISCPKGIEPQSFIDNTATIEENVYVGAFTYIAKNAKIGKDSKIYPNVFIGENVKIGDNTVISSGTRIYYNCIIGSNCIIHSNTVIGSDGFGFAPQQDTNYKKVPQIGNVIIEDFVEIGSNTSIDRATMGSTIIRKGVKLDNLIQVAHNVEIGENTVIAAQTGIAGSSKIGKNCMIGGQCGIAGHLTIADDVKIAAQSGIGNNITQKGEVVQGSPAFSIKNYQKSYVVFKNLPDLQQRINQLQHELELLKELHQDNA, translated from the coding sequence ATGGAATTTTCTGCAAAAAATATTGCTGCATTTTTAAATGGAACTATTGAGGGAGATCCAGATGTTATTGTCACTTCTATTGCAAAAATTGAAGAGGGGAAAGCAGGAGATTTATCCTTTTTGAGCAATATGCTTTATGAAAAATATTTTTATACCTCTAATTCAAGTATAATTTTAATCAATAACGATTTTGAACCAAGCCAAAAAGTTAATGCTACATTAATTAGGGTAGAAAATGCTTATCAGGCATTTGCAGATTTACTGGAGCTTTATCAGAAAACAATCTCATGCCCCAAAGGGATAGAGCCTCAGAGTTTTATAGATAACACAGCTACTATTGAAGAAAATGTTTATGTTGGTGCTTTTACTTACATAGCAAAAAATGCAAAAATTGGTAAAGACTCAAAAATTTACCCCAATGTTTTTATTGGTGAAAACGTAAAAATTGGCGACAATACCGTAATATCCTCAGGAACAAGAATATACTACAATTGCATTATTGGGAGTAATTGTATAATTCATTCTAATACTGTTATTGGTTCTGATGGTTTTGGATTTGCACCTCAGCAGGATACTAACTACAAAAAGGTTCCTCAGATTGGAAATGTTATAATCGAAGACTTTGTAGAGATAGGGTCGAATACCAGTATCGATCGTGCTACAATGGGATCAACAATAATAAGAAAAGGTGTTAAACTTGATAACCTTATTCAGGTTGCACATAATGTAGAAATTGGAGAAAATACTGTAATCGCTGCTCAAACAGGAATAGCAGGGTCATCAAAAATTGGTAAAAATTGTATGATTGGCGGACAGTGCGGAATAGCAGGTCATCTTACAATAGCAGATGATGTGAAAATTGCAGCACAATCTGGTATTGGTAATAATATTACTCAAAAGGGTGAAGTTGTTCAGGGCTCTCCAGCATTTTCAATTAAAAATTATCAGAAATCTTATGTCGTGTTTAAAAATCTTCCTGATTTACAACAAAGAATAAATCAGCTTCAACACGAATTAGAATTATTAAAAGAATTACATCAGGATAATGCCTGA
- a CDS encoding bifunctional UDP-3-O-[3-hydroxymyristoyl] N-acetylglucosamine deacetylase/3-hydroxyacyl-ACP dehydratase, with protein sequence MAGEKQKTLKSPVSISGIGLHTGKPATVVIKTAPVNHGYIFKRVDVEGTPTIRSIIDNVSETARGTTLGENGVTVNTVEHLLSALYGLGIDNALIEIDGPEVPILDGSAGEIVDAIDKAGILEQNEARVYFEIKQPITLSVPEKGIEYLVIPDSGYNVTVLIDYNSTILVNQFASLENIENYKTEISTARTFVFLHELEILAKNGLIKGGDLDNALVIVDRDLPKGELDHLADLFQKPHLDFEPQKGILNNTELRHSNEPARHKLLDLIGDLSLVGLPIKGKIIATRPGHKTNIELARLIQQQVKKEKVKNQVPTYDIYAKPLLDINEIRKRLPHRYPFLLVDKILEMKDTYVVGLKNVTVNEGFFVGHFPDEPVMPGVLQIEAMAQTGGIMALSSVPDPQNYTTLFMKIDNVRFRNKVIPGDTLIFRLDLLSPIRRGLCHMKGVATVGNKIVMEAEMLAQITKVTDDKPKK encoded by the coding sequence ATGGCAGGCGAAAAACAAAAAACACTAAAATCGCCGGTATCAATTTCCGGTATTGGATTACACACAGGTAAGCCTGCAACAGTTGTAATTAAAACAGCACCAGTTAATCACGGTTATATTTTTAAACGTGTTGACGTTGAAGGAACTCCTACAATCAGGTCAATTATTGATAACGTTTCTGAAACTGCTCGTGGTACTACTCTTGGCGAAAATGGAGTTACAGTGAATACTGTAGAGCATTTATTAAGTGCGCTTTATGGGTTAGGAATTGACAATGCCCTTATTGAAATAGATGGACCTGAAGTTCCAATTCTTGACGGAAGTGCAGGTGAAATTGTTGACGCAATTGACAAAGCCGGAATTTTAGAACAGAATGAGGCTCGTGTTTATTTTGAAATAAAACAGCCGATTACATTGTCAGTCCCCGAAAAAGGGATTGAATATCTTGTAATTCCAGACAGTGGCTATAATGTAACTGTGTTAATTGACTATAATTCAACTATTTTAGTAAACCAGTTTGCTTCTCTTGAAAATATTGAAAATTATAAGACAGAAATATCTACTGCAAGAACTTTTGTTTTTCTTCACGAGCTCGAAATTTTAGCAAAAAACGGGCTAATAAAAGGTGGCGATTTAGATAATGCACTTGTAATTGTTGATAGAGATTTACCAAAAGGCGAATTAGATCATCTTGCAGATTTATTTCAAAAACCGCATCTCGATTTTGAACCACAAAAAGGAATACTTAACAATACAGAATTAAGGCATTCAAATGAACCTGCACGTCACAAACTTCTTGATTTAATTGGTGACCTTTCTTTAGTTGGATTACCTATAAAAGGAAAAATAATTGCAACCAGACCTGGTCATAAAACCAATATCGAACTTGCAAGATTAATTCAACAACAGGTTAAAAAAGAAAAAGTTAAGAATCAAGTTCCTACATATGATATATATGCCAAGCCTTTACTTGATATTAATGAGATAAGAAAAAGATTGCCACATAGGTATCCATTTCTTCTAGTAGATAAAATTCTAGAGATGAAAGATACTTATGTTGTTGGATTAAAAAATGTAACTGTTAACGAAGGTTTTTTTGTTGGTCATTTTCCCGACGAACCTGTTATGCCTGGAGTTCTGCAGATTGAAGCAATGGCTCAAACAGGTGGAATTATGGCTCTAAGTTCAGTTCCTGATCCACAGAATTATACAACTCTTTTCATGAAAATAGACAATGTAAGATTTAGAAACAAGGTAATTCCAGGAGATACACTTATTTTTAGATTGGATTTATTGTCACCTATTCGTCGTGGACTTTGCCATATGAAAGGCGTTGCAACTGTTGGCAATAAGATAGTAATGGAAGCTGAAATGCTTGCTCAGATTACAAAAGTTACTGACGATAAACCTAAAAAATAA
- a CDS encoding DUF177 domain-containing protein, translated as MKEFIIPFIGLKTGEHVFDYKIGTSFLKNFNNSEIKDIELNVEVKMIKNNNLLEFNFQLNGSVQVECDICLDDVSLPVDYHSYLIAKRENVEDAEDDIVYLKPDESEIDISQFIYECIVFSLPLRRVHPDKRGKNKCNPEMIKKLKSHLVDNVEETSDPRWNDLKNLLNN; from the coding sequence ATGAAAGAGTTTATAATTCCTTTCATAGGATTGAAGACGGGTGAGCACGTATTCGACTATAAGATAGGGACTTCATTTTTGAAGAATTTTAATAATTCTGAAATAAAAGACATTGAGCTGAACGTGGAAGTGAAAATGATAAAAAACAATAATTTACTGGAATTCAATTTTCAGCTAAATGGAAGTGTGCAGGTTGAGTGCGATATTTGCCTCGACGATGTAAGCTTACCTGTTGACTATCATTCATACCTTATTGCAAAACGCGAAAATGTTGAGGATGCAGAAGATGATATAGTGTATCTTAAACCAGATGAGAGCGAGATAGATATATCACAATTTATTTACGAATGCATTGTTTTTTCTTTGCCCTTAAGAAGAGTTCATCCTGATAAGAGAGGAAAAAATAAATGTAATCCGGAAATGATTAAAAAACTAAAGTCACATTTAGTTGATAATGTAGAAGAAACATCAGATCCACGTTGGAATGATTTAAAAAATTTGTTGAATAATTAA
- the lpxA gene encoding acyl-ACP--UDP-N-acetylglucosamine O-acyltransferase, with product MKQPLAYVHPEAKIASNVVIEPFVTIDKNVEIGEGTWIGPNVVIMEGARIGKNCKIFPGAVISAVPQDLKFTGEQTTAEIGDNCLIREFVTINRGTKASYKTVVGNNTLLMAYVHIAHDCFVGNNCILANNATLAGHVVIEDYANIGGLAAVHQFVHIGPHTYITGGSLVRKDVPPFVKAAREPLSYVGINSIGLRRRNYSNEQIQQIQEIYRYLFLRGHNISQALDFIEKELPASKERDEILLFVRNSTRGIMRGYSNDKESVVD from the coding sequence ATGAAACAACCCTTAGCATACGTTCACCCAGAAGCTAAAATAGCCAGTAATGTTGTAATAGAGCCATTTGTTACTATTGATAAAAACGTTGAAATAGGTGAAGGAACATGGATTGGTCCAAACGTAGTTATTATGGAAGGTGCCAGAATCGGGAAAAATTGTAAAATATTTCCTGGTGCGGTTATTTCTGCTGTACCACAAGATTTAAAATTTACCGGCGAACAAACTACTGCTGAAATTGGAGATAATTGTCTTATACGTGAATTCGTTACAATTAATCGTGGAACAAAGGCAAGCTATAAAACTGTAGTAGGAAATAACACTCTTTTAATGGCTTATGTTCACATTGCCCACGACTGTTTCGTTGGAAATAATTGTATATTAGCTAACAATGCAACTCTTGCAGGACATGTTGTTATTGAGGATTATGCAAATATCGGAGGTTTGGCTGCAGTTCATCAATTTGTTCATATTGGGCCACATACATATATTACGGGCGGAAGTCTTGTTCGTAAAGATGTTCCACCCTTTGTAAAAGCAGCTCGCGAACCATTAAGTTATGTTGGAATAAACTCTATCGGCTTACGTAGAAGAAATTACTCTAACGAGCAAATTCAGCAAATTCAAGAAATATACAGATATTTATTCTTAAGAGGACATAATATCAGTCAGGCTTTGGATTTTATCGAAAAAGAATTGCCGGCTTCAAAAGAACGTGATGAAATTTTACTTTTTGTAAGAAACTCAACTCGTGGAATTATGCGTGGCTATTCTAACGATAAAGAATCAGTAGTAGATTAA